Proteins encoded by one window of Pseudonocardia sp. HH130629-09:
- the istA gene encoding IS21 family transposase, whose translation MLSVEDWAEIRRLHRAEGVPIKEIARRLGVARNTVRSALRAPGPPKRERGPRGSLADAVEPQVRALLAQFPRMPATVIAERIGWEHSLTVLKDRIRQIRPEYVGIDPVDRVAYAPGEITQCDLWFPETTIPVGPGQERVLPVLVMTLGYSRFLSATMIPSRQAGDILSGMWQLISDVGRVTRTLVWDRESAIGGTGRVSAPAAAFAGTLATRIRLAPPRDPEFKGLVERNNGYFETSFLPGRRFASPADFNHQIDDWLARANTRTVRAIGGRPVDVLAHDYAAMTPLPPLDPPIGLAQRIRLARDYYVRVDANDYSVDPQMIGRFVDVAASPREVVVYCAGQVVARHDRSWARHAVITDPAHQHTAAAMRRALAHDRNTRQAAARRHLDGHPVTLRALPDYDALFGVDFVSTAEEASSS comes from the coding sequence GTCGGTGGAGGACTGGGCCGAGATCCGTCGTCTGCATCGGGCCGAGGGTGTCCCGATCAAGGAGATCGCCCGCCGGCTGGGGGTGGCCCGCAACACGGTGCGCTCCGCGTTGCGGGCGCCGGGCCCGCCGAAGCGGGAACGGGGCCCGCGGGGATCGCTGGCGGATGCGGTCGAGCCGCAGGTGCGGGCATTGCTGGCGCAGTTCCCACGCATGCCGGCCACGGTGATCGCAGAGCGGATCGGGTGGGAGCACTCGCTGACCGTGCTCAAGGACCGGATCCGCCAGATCCGCCCCGAGTATGTCGGGATCGACCCGGTCGACCGGGTCGCCTACGCACCGGGCGAGATCACCCAGTGCGACCTGTGGTTCCCCGAGACCACGATCCCCGTCGGCCCAGGCCAGGAACGGGTCCTACCGGTGCTGGTGATGACGCTGGGCTACTCGCGGTTCTTGTCCGCGACGATGATCCCCTCGCGCCAGGCCGGGGACATCCTGTCCGGGATGTGGCAGCTGATCAGCGACGTCGGGCGGGTGACCCGCACGCTGGTCTGGGACCGGGAGTCTGCGATCGGCGGGACCGGGCGGGTCTCGGCACCGGCCGCTGCGTTCGCCGGCACTCTGGCCACCCGGATCCGGCTTGCCCCACCGCGGGATCCGGAGTTCAAGGGGCTGGTCGAACGCAACAACGGCTACTTCGAGACCTCGTTCCTGCCCGGACGTCGCTTCGCCTCCCCAGCCGACTTCAACCACCAGATCGACGACTGGCTGGCCCGGGCCAACACCCGCACCGTCCGAGCGATCGGCGGCCGCCCGGTGGACGTGCTCGCCCACGACTACGCGGCGATGACTCCGCTGCCGCCGCTGGACCCGCCGATCGGGCTGGCCCAGCGGATCCGGCTGGCACGGGACTACTACGTCCGCGTCGATGCCAACGACTACTCCGTGGATCCGCAGATGATCGGCCGGTTCGTCGATGTCGCCGCCTCACCGCGCGAGGTCGTCGTCTACTGCGCCGGCCAGGTCGTCGCCCGTCACGACCGCAGCTGGGCCCGCCACGCGGTGATCACCGACCCGGCGCACCAGCACACCGCCGCGGCGATGCGCCGCGCCCTGGCCCACGACCGCAACACCCGACAGGCCGCAGCACGCCGTCACCTCGACGGCCACCCGGTGACCCTGCGCGCACTGCCCGACTACGACGCCCTGTTCGGTGTCGACTTCGTCTCCACTGCCGAGGAAGCGAGCAGCTCATGA